The Candidatus Zixiibacteriota bacterium genomic sequence ATCGAATCAATGTATCATCAACTTCCCCATATGAAAAAATGGTTGGGTTTTCGCGTGCGGTCAGAATCGGTAACTTGATCTGTGTGGCCGGTACCGGCCCGGTCGGTGATGATGGCGAGACCGTCGGAAAAACAGATGCCTACGCCCAGGCGAAACGGTGCCTGGAGATCATTCGACGCTCGATTGAAGAAGCGGGTGGAAAAATCGAGGATGTTTTCCGGACCCGGATTTACGTCACCGACATGGAGCGCTGGGAGGATATATCTCGCGCCCACGGGGAGATGTTTGCGGACATTCGTCCAGCTTGTACCCTGGTCGAAGTTAGCAGGCTGGTGAGGCCGGAATGGTATGTTGAAATCGAGGCCGATTGTTTTCTTTCAGAACAAAAATAAGGCGGCCATTGCGGCCGCCTCTTATCGCCCAATAAGGAAGAAACAGAGTGATTATGGGGGAAAGACGTGTTAACTCCTCGGATTCTCTGCTAACCCGGGTAAAAGTGCCTGATTATATCGCAACACATCATATTC encodes the following:
- a CDS encoding RidA family protein, translated to MNRINVSSTSPYEKMVGFSRAVRIGNLICVAGTGPVGDDGETVGKTDAYAQAKRCLEIIRRSIEEAGGKIEDVFRTRIYVTDMERWEDISRAHGEMFADIRPACTLVEVSRLVRPEWYVEIEADCFLSEQK